The proteins below come from a single Streptomyces spongiicola genomic window:
- a CDS encoding helicase-related protein, which yields MRADDVEPGVRLTGLASQPVTVVAVAPVGDALQITARDDTGHLFEQVLFPDDIAGLRREAPRSRWSFDAAPEQFRLAAEALRMRHAGLSDPMLAVETSDIDPLPHQIRAVYGTLLAQTGSLRFLLADDPGAGKTIMAGLYLKELLLRGDVQRCLIVAPGGLVEQWQTELAEKFGIEMAILTRDLAEADRDGDPFRHNPMLIARMDQLARNQEWQTVLAESEWDLIVVDEAHRMSASWFGNELKRTRRYELGQLLGTITRHFLLMTATPHSGSEASFQTFLALLDPDRFAGQYRQGVHSTDTTGLMRRMIKEDLLTFDGKPLFPERLAETVEYTLSPAEMRLYEEVTEYVRTEMNRAEQADGKRRTVGFALTVMQRRLASSPEAIYQSIRRRAARLRTHREQILAGPFVPPPETTSFDPDDFDSDELGAAELEQLESEVLDAATAARTAAELDAELAVLARLEEVAQQVRASGEDRKWQELRSLVLKAREEGLSEDSHAPHKIIVFTEHRDTLDYLAGRITTLLGGDTDVVCTIHGGTARQARREIRTKFTNDPRCHVLIATDAAGEGLNLQAAHLMVNYDLPWNPNRIEQRFGRIHRIGQREVCRLWNLVASETREGQVFQRLLTKIEQQRRAYRGKVFDVLGENAFADEPLRDLLMRAIRYGEQPEVRAYLDQVIDKSVADGLQDLIKERALATPEIGLEELAELRRQMDEARARRMQPHFVQAFVMESLRALGGRASKREKDRFELTQVPAVLREGRRTVSPRYGRITFEPSAVVMPGRPDAELIAPGHPLMDAIITEILNRYGDALTRGATFLDRTVTTPQLVFALLEELSDGRGTAISKRFEYVSVLPDGTAQPAGPAPYLDLSLPTELNLEQHAALALAINSELSSAWLADGVEKIAQIWAIQHGLPEHRADVVARVVPAVERTRKLVRQRLLAQMNYWDGESIKLAEAQAAGKKIRISPATARDRARALEARLERRQDELDRENQVNVHPPQIISAALVLPAAVVPGTAGEQPTPDSFALDTTVTERRAVDAVLAAERRLGRVPEEMAHSNKGFDIRSSKPDGHLIFIEVKGRVLGADSFTVTTSEVGYAKNAEPDYRLALVAVDPDTPDGSNDRVRYVLNPFADLVLDKYVDDLRRKWKAEWDRGVEPL from the coding sequence ATGCGCGCCGATGATGTCGAGCCTGGGGTTCGCCTGACCGGTCTGGCCTCTCAGCCGGTCACCGTCGTGGCTGTCGCGCCGGTCGGTGACGCTCTACAGATCACAGCCCGCGACGACACAGGGCATCTGTTCGAACAGGTGCTCTTCCCCGACGACATCGCTGGGCTGCGGCGTGAAGCGCCCAGATCACGATGGTCGTTCGACGCCGCCCCTGAGCAGTTCCGTCTGGCGGCTGAGGCGCTGCGCATGCGACACGCGGGGTTGTCGGACCCGATGCTGGCGGTGGAGACCAGCGACATCGACCCGCTGCCCCACCAGATCCGCGCCGTCTACGGCACCCTGCTGGCCCAGACCGGCTCCCTGCGCTTCCTGCTCGCGGACGACCCGGGCGCAGGAAAGACGATCATGGCAGGCCTGTACCTCAAGGAACTGTTGCTGCGCGGTGACGTGCAACGTTGCCTGATCGTCGCGCCCGGTGGGCTGGTCGAGCAGTGGCAGACCGAACTCGCGGAGAAGTTCGGGATCGAGATGGCGATCTTGACGCGCGACCTCGCGGAGGCCGACCGCGACGGCGACCCGTTCCGGCACAACCCGATGCTGATCGCGCGCATGGACCAGCTGGCCCGCAACCAAGAGTGGCAGACCGTACTTGCGGAGTCGGAATGGGACCTCATCGTGGTGGACGAGGCCCACCGCATGAGTGCCTCCTGGTTCGGCAACGAACTCAAGCGCACCCGCCGCTACGAGCTGGGGCAGCTTCTCGGAACGATCACCCGGCACTTCCTGCTGATGACCGCGACTCCACACTCGGGGTCAGAAGCAAGCTTCCAGACCTTCCTCGCGCTACTGGACCCCGACCGGTTCGCCGGCCAGTACCGACAGGGTGTGCACTCCACAGACACCACCGGACTGATGCGCAGGATGATCAAGGAGGACCTGCTCACCTTCGACGGCAAGCCGCTCTTCCCCGAGCGGTTGGCCGAAACCGTCGAGTACACGCTCTCCCCAGCGGAGATGCGCCTGTACGAGGAGGTCACCGAGTACGTACGCACGGAGATGAACCGGGCCGAGCAAGCCGACGGCAAGCGGCGCACCGTCGGCTTCGCCCTCACGGTCATGCAGCGGCGCCTGGCATCCAGCCCCGAAGCGATCTACCAGTCGATCCGGCGCCGCGCCGCCCGCCTGCGCACCCACCGCGAGCAGATACTGGCGGGCCCGTTCGTTCCGCCACCCGAGACAACGTCCTTCGACCCCGACGACTTCGACTCCGACGAGCTGGGCGCCGCCGAGCTGGAGCAGCTGGAGAGCGAGGTCCTGGACGCCGCTACCGCCGCGCGCACCGCGGCCGAGCTGGACGCTGAGCTCGCGGTCCTGGCACGTCTTGAAGAGGTCGCCCAACAGGTTCGTGCCTCGGGTGAGGATCGCAAGTGGCAGGAGTTGCGTTCCCTCGTCCTCAAGGCCCGCGAAGAGGGTCTGAGCGAAGACAGCCACGCCCCACACAAGATCATCGTCTTCACCGAGCACCGCGACACCCTCGACTACCTCGCAGGCCGTATCACCACCCTGCTGGGCGGCGATACGGATGTCGTGTGCACCATCCATGGCGGCACCGCGCGACAGGCTCGTCGGGAGATCCGCACCAAGTTCACCAACGACCCGCGCTGCCACGTCCTGATCGCCACCGACGCCGCCGGCGAAGGGCTGAACCTTCAGGCCGCGCACCTGATGGTCAACTACGACCTCCCGTGGAACCCCAACCGAATCGAGCAGCGCTTCGGACGTATCCACCGCATCGGCCAGCGCGAGGTCTGCCGCCTGTGGAACCTCGTAGCCTCGGAGACCAGGGAGGGCCAGGTCTTCCAGCGCCTGCTGACCAAGATCGAGCAGCAGCGCCGCGCCTACCGCGGCAAGGTCTTCGACGTCCTGGGCGAGAACGCCTTCGCGGACGAGCCGCTGCGTGACCTGCTCATGCGAGCCATCCGCTACGGCGAGCAGCCCGAGGTCCGCGCCTACCTGGACCAGGTCATCGACAAGTCCGTGGCCGACGGCCTACAGGATCTGATCAAGGAACGCGCCCTGGCCACCCCGGAGATCGGGCTGGAAGAGCTGGCCGAGCTACGCCGACAGATGGATGAGGCCCGCGCCCGGCGGATGCAGCCCCATTTTGTGCAGGCCTTCGTCATGGAGTCCCTGCGTGCCCTGGGCGGGCGCGCATCCAAACGGGAGAAGGACCGGTTCGAGCTGACCCAGGTACCCGCAGTCCTGCGCGAGGGTCGGCGTACGGTCAGCCCGCGTTATGGACGCATCACCTTCGAGCCCTCGGCCGTGGTCATGCCCGGCCGCCCGGACGCCGAGCTCATAGCGCCCGGTCATCCGCTGATGGACGCGATCATCACCGAGATCCTGAACAGGTACGGCGACGCCCTGACGCGTGGAGCGACCTTCCTGGACCGGACCGTCACCACTCCCCAGCTCGTGTTCGCCCTGCTGGAAGAACTCTCGGACGGGCGCGGCACTGCAATCAGCAAGAGGTTCGAGTACGTCTCCGTGCTGCCCGACGGAACCGCACAGCCGGCAGGCCCTGCCCCGTACCTCGACCTGTCCCTGCCCACAGAACTGAACCTTGAGCAGCACGCCGCACTGGCCCTTGCCATCAACTCCGAGCTGTCCTCGGCCTGGCTTGCCGACGGCGTTGAGAAGATCGCCCAGATCTGGGCGATCCAGCACGGCCTGCCCGAGCACCGAGCCGACGTCGTCGCTCGCGTCGTCCCGGCTGTCGAGCGGACGCGCAAGCTGGTGCGTCAGCGGCTGCTGGCCCAGATGAACTACTGGGACGGCGAATCGATCAAGCTCGCCGAGGCGCAGGCGGCAGGCAAGAAGATCCGTATCTCGCCGGCCACCGCACGTGATCGCGCCCGGGCGCTGGAGGCCCGGCTCGAACGCCGCCAAGACGAGCTCGATCGCGAAAACCAGGTCAACGTGCACCCGCCGCAGATCATCAGCGCAGCGCTCGTCCTACCCGCCGCGGTCGTTCCGGGTACCGCCGGCGAGCAGCCGACACCTGACAGCTTCGCCCTGGACACCACCGTCACCGAGCGTCGTGCCGTAGATGCCGTACTGGCTGCCGAGCGTCGACTCGGCCGGGTGCCTGAGGAGATGGCGCACTCCAACAAGGGCTTCGACATCCGTTCCAGCAAGCCCGACGGCCACCTGATCTTCATCGAGGTCAAGGGGCGTGTGCTGGGCGCTGACAGCTTCACTGTCACCACCAGCGAGGTCGGCTACGCCAAGAACGCCGAGCCCGACTACCGGCTCGCCCTCGTCGCCGTCGACCCCGACACCCCCGACGGGTCGAACGACCGGGTCCGCTATGTACTCAACCCCTTCGCCGACCTCGTCCTGGACAAGTACGTCGACGACCTGCGCCGCAAGTGGAAGGCCGAGTGGGACCGCGGTGTAGAGCCCCTCTGA
- a CDS encoding DUF1156 domain-containing protein gives MNTAVQPGTPSGSVPRRKLIEVSLPLEDINAESAREKSIRHGHPSTLHLWWARRPLAAARAVLFAQLVDDPSSHPELFPTEEEQKKERERLHGIIRRLVVWENINDEGLYREAREEILKSTGGNPPAILDPFAGGGTIPLEAQRLGLEAHASDLNPVPVLINKALIEIPPKFAGKPPVFPGAAETRLGPWPRATGLAEDVRRYGAWMRDRAQERIGDLYPKAQVPVLGGDGKPTGKTTEATVIAWIWARTVICPNPACGIQMPLVRSWWLGKKKGKEAYVVPKVVDDVAARGGRRVEFSIGHDPKQAPTTTSDGTMTTSKGATCVACGGFATLAYIRSEGASSRISAQLLAVVAEGNRRRIYLAPDEKHAQAANTPRPANPPTGSVANNPRWFSPPQYGFTEFSDLFTNRQLTTLTTLSDLVSEAREQLHADAIAAGLTRGEPLSNGGDAAEAYADAVATYLGMAASRLSDYGGTISTWMPDPKNEGIRNTFARQALPMTWDFAEANLFSESSGNFGFMLRGIARVLDELPARNGGNAEQADAASRDYTNLLIATDPPYYDNIGYSDLSDYFYVWLRRSLRDIHPDSFGTMLVPKAEELIANPYRHGGKESAERFFEEGFEQVFARARQAASPDYPITTFYAFKQAELEKEGVASTGWSTFLEGMVRNGWTITATWPVRSERGGRMISVGTNALASSIVLALRPRETTAPATDRTGFLVALHSELEEALPRIREGAIAPADLRQTILGPGMAVFSRFSRVLEDDGSTMSVKTALALINQTFDALQNEHDAELDADTRFCLDWFRSYGWDTRPYGDAESLAVPLGLSVDGIARGGTLTSGGGKVALIKPQDLAPGWDPAHDDRLSLWEVTCHLARAYATEGREEAARLMVGVKGRVDLDEVNRLATRLYELMESQDSSTAGLFNGLGGAWADVSATSTTIRPAAVAETLFGEEI, from the coding sequence GTGAACACCGCAGTGCAGCCCGGAACGCCGTCAGGCTCTGTCCCTCGACGCAAGCTCATCGAGGTCTCCCTCCCTCTGGAGGACATCAACGCGGAGTCCGCCCGTGAGAAGTCGATCCGCCACGGGCACCCCTCCACACTGCACCTGTGGTGGGCCCGCCGGCCGCTGGCGGCGGCACGGGCCGTGCTGTTCGCCCAGCTCGTCGACGACCCGTCTTCGCATCCCGAGCTGTTCCCCACGGAGGAGGAGCAGAAGAAGGAGCGCGAGCGCCTACACGGGATCATCCGACGACTGGTGGTCTGGGAGAACATCAACGACGAGGGCCTGTATCGGGAAGCCCGCGAGGAGATCCTCAAGAGCACGGGAGGGAACCCGCCTGCAATCCTGGACCCGTTCGCGGGCGGCGGAACGATCCCGTTGGAGGCGCAGCGCCTGGGCCTGGAGGCTCACGCCAGCGACCTCAACCCGGTGCCCGTACTGATCAACAAGGCCCTCATCGAGATCCCGCCGAAGTTCGCGGGAAAGCCGCCCGTGTTCCCGGGAGCTGCGGAGACTCGATTGGGGCCTTGGCCGCGTGCCACAGGTCTGGCGGAGGACGTGCGCCGCTATGGCGCGTGGATGCGCGACCGGGCACAGGAGCGGATCGGGGACCTGTATCCGAAGGCGCAGGTGCCTGTGCTGGGAGGCGACGGCAAGCCCACGGGGAAGACGACCGAAGCCACCGTGATCGCGTGGATCTGGGCCCGGACAGTGATCTGCCCGAACCCGGCGTGCGGCATTCAAATGCCACTGGTGCGTTCTTGGTGGCTGGGCAAGAAGAAGGGCAAGGAAGCGTACGTCGTCCCGAAGGTAGTCGACGACGTGGCGGCGCGCGGCGGACGGCGTGTGGAGTTCAGCATCGGGCACGACCCGAAGCAGGCCCCCACGACAACGAGCGATGGAACCATGACGACGAGCAAGGGTGCTACTTGCGTCGCCTGCGGAGGGTTCGCCACTCTGGCTTACATCCGTTCCGAAGGAGCCTCCAGCCGGATTAGCGCTCAACTACTTGCCGTCGTCGCAGAAGGCAACCGTCGCCGCATCTACCTAGCTCCCGATGAGAAGCATGCACAGGCGGCAAATACCCCGCGGCCGGCGAACCCGCCCACCGGTTCTGTCGCGAATAATCCACGCTGGTTCTCTCCTCCCCAGTATGGCTTTACCGAGTTCTCCGACCTGTTCACAAACAGGCAACTCACGACGCTCACGACTCTGAGCGACCTCGTCAGCGAGGCCCGAGAACAGCTACATGCCGACGCCATCGCGGCAGGTCTCACTCGTGGTGAACCTCTGAGCAATGGCGGGGACGCTGCAGAGGCGTACGCTGACGCGGTAGCAACATACCTCGGGATGGCAGCAAGCCGTTTGTCTGACTACGGCGGAACGATCTCCACCTGGATGCCCGACCCAAAGAACGAAGGAATTCGAAACACTTTCGCCCGCCAGGCTCTCCCAATGACTTGGGATTTCGCAGAGGCGAACCTGTTTAGCGAATCTTCCGGCAACTTCGGGTTCATGCTTCGCGGAATTGCCCGCGTACTTGATGAACTTCCCGCACGGAACGGCGGGAACGCGGAGCAGGCCGACGCCGCCAGTCGCGATTACACGAATCTCCTGATTGCGACCGATCCACCTTATTACGATAATATCGGATACTCAGACCTATCCGACTATTTCTACGTCTGGCTGCGGCGTTCCCTACGCGACATTCACCCAGACTCGTTCGGCACAATGCTTGTTCCGAAGGCGGAAGAACTCATCGCCAACCCGTACCGCCATGGAGGAAAGGAGAGTGCGGAGAGATTTTTTGAGGAAGGTTTCGAACAAGTCTTTGCGCGGGCGCGGCAGGCAGCCTCGCCAGATTACCCGATCACTACCTTCTACGCCTTCAAGCAGGCCGAGCTAGAGAAGGAAGGAGTCGCTTCCACAGGGTGGTCCACCTTCCTGGAGGGCATGGTTCGCAATGGCTGGACGATCACCGCGACGTGGCCTGTTCGCTCGGAGCGTGGCGGTCGAATGATCTCGGTGGGTACGAATGCTCTCGCCTCATCGATCGTGTTGGCTCTCCGCCCCCGTGAGACAACCGCCCCGGCAACGGACCGCACGGGGTTCCTGGTTGCGCTGCACTCGGAACTGGAGGAGGCGCTACCTCGTATCCGTGAGGGCGCGATCGCTCCGGCGGACCTGCGTCAGACGATCCTCGGCCCAGGCATGGCGGTGTTCTCCCGCTTCTCCCGCGTGCTGGAGGACGACGGCTCCACAATGTCGGTGAAGACCGCACTGGCGCTGATCAACCAGACATTCGACGCGTTGCAGAACGAGCACGACGCCGAACTGGACGCCGACACCCGGTTCTGCCTGGACTGGTTCCGCTCCTACGGCTGGGACACCCGCCCCTACGGTGATGCCGAGTCGCTGGCTGTGCCCCTGGGCCTCTCGGTGGACGGAATCGCCCGCGGTGGAACCCTCACCTCCGGCGGCGGAAAGGTCGCGCTGATCAAGCCGCAGGATCTCGCCCCCGGATGGGATCCGGCCCACGATGACCGGCTGTCCCTGTGGGAGGTCACGTGCCATCTGGCACGCGCCTACGCCACCGAGGGGCGCGAGGAGGCCGCCAGGCTCATGGTCGGGGTGAAGGGGAGGGTGGACCTGGACGAAGTCAACCGCCTGGCCACCCGCCTGTACGAGCTGATGGAGTCTCAAGACTCCTCGACCGCTGGCCTGTTCAATGGGCTCGGCGGGGCGTGGGCCGATGTCTCCGCGACATCGACCACGATCCGCCCGGCCGCGGTGGCCGAGACGCTCTTTGGGGAGGAGATCTGA
- a CDS encoding Swt1 family HEPN domain-containing protein: MALTNNEKVLRGFDQLLEGMRPWVDMRMSAQAPPGKDWIELIAAEDVAKFGTAKTYSRDDVRFLLRIVTERWKVFEKDLSRPQSALASELRETANAAHHGQKFSSDDTYRALDTIERLLTVIGAGDEADAVAKTRMEHQREVFEKQTRNRLTREAQAVKVAGMQAGTAIKPWREVIRPHADVIRGQFSAAEFAADLYAVAHGHTAAPEYLNPAEFFSRTYLTSGLSDLLTRALKRLSGDAGASPVINLQTQFGGGKTHSMLALYHLFSEGLATSALSQAVQDVVHASLPTAEGDPLRSLDVKRVTLVGTKLSPSQPIPKDDGTQVRTLWGELAWQLGDREAFDRVAIADATGTDPGDALDAVVRDVVAGGKSVLILIDEWVAYARQLVGRDDLPGGSFATQHTFAQHLTEMAKSIPGVMLVVSIPASDSLDNGGGGSALEVGGPNGHVALETLQHTIGRNADDWRPANNIESFEIVRRRLFEEPDAVALADIAAVAKQYVKYYQENTGFFPRETTTGGYEQRIRAAYPIHPELFDRLYEDWSTLPKFQRTRGVLRLMSVVINSLWAANDTTPLITPGAVPVHDTQVFSEITKYLDDNWKPVVDKDVDGEGATPVQIDRDRPSFGQRALTRRVARSVFIATVPTLRSAHKGVDIQQLRLGTAVPGDVINHIGDARALLGQRATYFYEDGDRSWYDLAASVSRVAADRAAGYSEADVHATIVERLKATERASRASFGAVHAAPLDTGDIPDSEVLKLVVLHPKFTWGKDASTATDFAARLLREAGTGQRQRRNMLVMVAADRDTYPELEGVVREYRAWKSIADEAEELELSAQQRKQSVTRARQLDAAVDDRVRAAFTAALIPTELPGQKPTISFTRVARDGGSLAERVTAALKAKGWITPVLGTTLVRMALEGALANAWGKGHVRFGDLWSWYTQYPYLKRLPNRQVLEQAVLGAADVLLWQQDAFALADGYDEATDEYQNLWIHGDKPDPSFVTNGTLLVQPARAVAQRARVVATPPIEPVTPSDGDNGSEGSTPPPGPGTNTPTPGPGAQPPVPPAKRVTRRFWGVKTLRPNRPAADFANIQQEVLAHLEAADGVQLEVRIEITATTADGFTEQQVRTVRENAAQLKFEDSGFEEN, encoded by the coding sequence ATGGCGCTGACGAACAACGAGAAGGTACTGCGCGGATTCGACCAGCTGCTCGAGGGCATGCGGCCGTGGGTCGACATGCGTATGTCCGCCCAGGCTCCGCCCGGCAAGGACTGGATCGAGCTGATCGCCGCCGAGGACGTGGCGAAGTTCGGCACGGCCAAGACGTACTCGCGGGACGACGTGCGGTTCCTGCTGCGCATAGTCACTGAGCGATGGAAGGTCTTCGAGAAGGACCTCTCGCGCCCGCAGTCCGCGTTGGCCTCCGAACTGCGGGAGACGGCGAACGCGGCTCACCACGGGCAGAAGTTCTCCTCGGACGACACCTACCGTGCGCTGGACACGATCGAGCGTCTGCTGACGGTGATCGGAGCCGGCGACGAGGCCGATGCGGTCGCGAAGACGCGCATGGAGCATCAGCGGGAGGTCTTCGAGAAGCAGACCCGCAACCGGCTGACGCGTGAGGCGCAGGCCGTCAAGGTGGCCGGCATGCAGGCTGGTACGGCGATCAAGCCGTGGCGAGAGGTCATCCGGCCGCACGCCGACGTGATCCGTGGGCAGTTCTCCGCCGCGGAGTTCGCCGCCGACCTGTACGCGGTGGCCCATGGCCACACCGCGGCGCCGGAGTATCTGAACCCGGCTGAGTTCTTCTCCCGTACCTACCTCACCAGCGGTCTGTCCGACCTGCTGACTCGTGCGCTCAAGCGCCTCTCCGGGGACGCCGGCGCAAGCCCAGTGATAAATCTGCAGACCCAGTTCGGTGGCGGCAAGACGCACTCGATGCTGGCTCTGTACCACCTGTTCTCCGAGGGCCTGGCCACGAGCGCGCTGTCCCAGGCCGTGCAGGACGTCGTGCATGCCTCCCTGCCCACGGCCGAAGGCGACCCGCTGAGGTCGTTGGACGTGAAGCGGGTCACTTTGGTGGGCACGAAGCTCTCCCCGAGCCAACCGATCCCGAAGGACGACGGCACGCAGGTGCGCACGCTCTGGGGGGAGTTGGCCTGGCAGCTCGGAGACCGTGAGGCGTTCGACCGCGTCGCGATCGCTGATGCGACCGGCACCGATCCCGGCGACGCGCTGGACGCCGTCGTACGCGACGTCGTCGCCGGCGGCAAGAGCGTGCTGATCCTGATCGACGAGTGGGTGGCCTATGCCCGCCAGCTCGTGGGCCGCGACGACCTGCCCGGCGGATCCTTCGCTACGCAGCACACCTTCGCCCAGCACCTGACCGAGATGGCCAAGTCCATCCCGGGCGTCATGCTCGTGGTCTCCATCCCCGCTTCCGACTCCCTGGACAACGGGGGCGGCGGCTCGGCGCTGGAGGTGGGTGGCCCCAACGGGCACGTCGCTCTGGAGACCCTGCAACACACCATCGGCCGCAACGCCGACGACTGGCGGCCGGCCAACAACATCGAGTCCTTCGAGATCGTGCGGCGGCGCCTGTTCGAAGAACCCGATGCCGTGGCCCTGGCGGACATCGCCGCGGTGGCCAAGCAGTACGTGAAGTACTACCAGGAGAACACCGGGTTCTTCCCGCGTGAGACGACCACCGGCGGGTACGAGCAGCGCATCCGAGCGGCGTACCCGATCCATCCCGAGTTGTTCGACCGGCTCTACGAGGACTGGTCGACGCTGCCGAAGTTCCAGCGCACCCGCGGTGTGCTGCGTCTGATGAGCGTGGTCATCAACTCGCTGTGGGCCGCCAACGACACCACACCGCTCATCACCCCCGGCGCCGTGCCCGTCCACGACACCCAGGTATTCAGCGAGATCACCAAGTATCTCGACGACAACTGGAAGCCGGTGGTGGACAAGGACGTCGACGGCGAGGGGGCCACCCCCGTTCAGATCGACCGCGATCGTCCGTCGTTCGGGCAGCGAGCCCTTACCAGGCGGGTCGCCCGGTCGGTGTTCATCGCGACCGTCCCGACCCTGCGCTCGGCGCACAAGGGCGTAGACATCCAGCAGCTCCGCCTGGGCACTGCGGTACCCGGCGACGTCATCAACCACATCGGTGACGCGCGCGCACTGCTGGGCCAGCGTGCCACCTACTTCTACGAGGACGGCGACCGCTCCTGGTACGACCTGGCTGCTTCGGTCTCCCGCGTGGCCGCCGACCGCGCGGCCGGCTACAGCGAGGCCGACGTGCACGCCACGATCGTCGAACGCCTCAAAGCCACGGAGAGGGCATCCAGGGCTTCTTTCGGTGCCGTACATGCCGCGCCTCTCGACACCGGGGACATCCCCGACTCCGAGGTGCTCAAGCTCGTCGTCCTGCACCCGAAGTTCACCTGGGGCAAGGACGCCTCCACCGCCACGGACTTCGCCGCGCGTCTCCTGCGGGAGGCGGGCACCGGGCAGCGGCAACGCCGCAACATGCTGGTCATGGTCGCCGCAGATCGCGACACGTACCCCGAGCTCGAAGGGGTGGTGCGCGAGTACCGGGCCTGGAAGTCCATCGCCGACGAGGCCGAAGAACTCGAGCTCAGTGCCCAGCAGCGCAAGCAGTCCGTCACCCGCGCACGCCAGTTGGACGCGGCCGTAGACGACCGCGTCCGCGCGGCCTTCACCGCGGCGCTGATCCCGACCGAACTGCCCGGCCAGAAGCCGACCATCTCCTTCACCCGTGTCGCCAGGGACGGTGGTTCCCTCGCCGAGCGCGTCACCGCGGCGCTCAAGGCCAAGGGCTGGATCACCCCGGTGCTCGGCACCACGCTCGTGCGCATGGCTCTCGAAGGCGCCCTGGCCAACGCCTGGGGCAAGGGACACGTGAGGTTCGGCGACCTGTGGTCCTGGTACACGCAGTACCCCTACCTCAAGCGCCTGCCCAACCGGCAGGTGCTCGAACAGGCCGTACTCGGCGCTGCCGACGTCCTCCTCTGGCAGCAGGACGCCTTCGCGCTCGCCGACGGCTACGACGAAGCCACCGACGAATACCAGAACCTCTGGATCCATGGCGACAAGCCCGATCCCAGCTTCGTCACCAACGGCACGCTCCTCGTCCAGCCGGCACGAGCAGTCGCTCAGCGTGCACGAGTCGTCGCCACCCCACCGATCGAGCCGGTCACCCCGTCGGACGGCGACAACGGCAGTGAAGGCAGCACCCCGCCCCCCGGCCCCGGCACCAACACGCCTACCCCCGGCCCCGGGGCTCAGCCTCCGGTGCCGCCGGCCAAGAGGGTCACGCGCAGGTTCTGGGGCGTCAAGACCCTCAGGCCCAACCGCCCCGCCGCAGATTTCGCCAACATCCAGCAGGAAGTCCTCGCACACCTCGAGGCCGCCGACGGCGTCCAGCTCGAGGTCCGCATCGAGATCACCGCAACCACCGCCGACGGATTCACCGAACAGCAGGTGCGTACCGTCCGCGAGAACGCCGCCCAACTGAAGTTCGAAGACAGCGGTTTCGAAGAAAACTGA